The genomic window GGATCGCCAGAACAAGGGCCAGGCAGGCGCGAGGGGTCGTCTTTCGGTGATGTGTCATTTGATTCCGGAACCCCGCTGCGTCGTACCGCAATCGGGGCCAGGCTCCTTGCATGCCCTGAACGGCGGAGGCCGCCGCGCAGGTTATTCGCGGATCATTATAGCCGCTTTCCATGGAGAATCAAGCGGATGTTCCGGCGGCGGGCCCGGAGGATTGCTGTTGACAAGCGCCACCCGGTGGTATAGAGAAAGAGGCGGCAGGGGCCCGGCACCGTCAGGGACCCTTTTGCAGAGATTCCGGCGAGGCGTCGGGGGCCCCGGGTGCCCGGCAACGGTCGTGGTGGGCATTGCAGAAAAAAGAACGGATCCACTCGAGAACCATAACCGTCAATTCCTACGAGATCGACGACTCGTCCCTGCTGGTCGAAGGCAGCCTGGTGGACGAGCGTTTCTTTCCCTCGTTTTACTACAGCAGAAGCGAGTTCCTGGACCCGGGGATCGTCCACGACATCCGGGTCGAGATGAAGGTAAGCCTCCCCGCGCTCGAAATCCGCGAGGCCCATGCCCGGATGCGCAAGATTCCCATCGGGGAATGCCTCGGCGTCGAGTCGAGCGCCGAGAAGATCGTCGGTCTGAGAATCAGGCCCGGCTTCTCCCGGGCCCTGAAAGAGAGGCTCGGCGGCACGGCGGGCTGCCTGCACATGACGACGCTTCTCTACCACATGGGGGCGGCGGCCGTGCAGGGCATGTGGGCGGCCCTGAGCCGGAAACGGGAGGGAGGCGGAACGAGGACGCTCGACTACGACCCGGACATCCTGAAGAACAGCTGCTGGCTGTGGCGGGAAGACGGGCCCTTCTTCGAGAAGGTGAAACGCCTGCGGGGGGAAAGAGAGAAGAAAGCGTAGACGGCCTCATTGACGCGTTCACATGGCAACGAATCCGAAACGGGAAGTTCTCAACCGGAAACGCGCTCTCTTCTATTTCCTGCCTGCCGTCGGGTACGCGGCCCTGATTTTCGCCGTGTCCTCCATGAACCTGGACGTGGAGGAACTCAGGCCCGTCCTGACATTCGACAAGCTTCTGCACCTGGCGGAATACTACATCCTCGGGTACCTGCTCATGAGGGCGTTCACGACATCCGGCATCCCCCTTCTCGCTGCAAGCCCTGCGGCTGCCGCGATCGTCGTCGGGAGCCTCTACGGGGTGAGTGACGAGATACACCAGGCCTTCGTGCCCGGCAGGGTTGCCAGCATGATGGATGTCCTCTTCGATACCGCGGGGGTTACGCTCGCGGTCTTCACGTACCCATTTGTCCGTCATCGGTTCGGGCCTGTCAGGACCCTGGAGAACCGGATCGAGGCAGAGGTAAGCCGGCCTTGACGAAGCGATGCGTGGTGACCGTCGACGGGCCGGCTGGGTCGGGAAAGAGCACCGTCAGCCGGCTGCTTGCGCAGCGGCTCTCCTTTGTCTACCTCGACACCGGGGCCCTGTACCGCGCCGTGGCGCTGAAGGTCAGCCGCGCGGGCCTTTCTGCAGCCGACCGGCCGGGGATCGCCGCGCTCTGTGCCGGGACGGACATCACACTTGCCCTGCACGAGGGCACGACGCGGGTGATCCTGGACGGGCAGGACGTGACGGACCGCATCCGCACGCCGGAGATCAGCATGCTCGCCTCGGCGGTGTCGGCTGTGCCCGAGGTCAGGCAGAGACTGCTGGCGCTGCAGCGAGAGGCCGCGACGGCCGGGGGCATTGTGGCCGAGGGGCGCGACATGGGGACCGTCGTGTTCCCCGGCGCCGACGTCAAGTTCTTCCTCACGGCGGGCCCCGAGGAGAGAGGCCGAAGGCGCTGGCTCGAACTGAAAGAGCAGGGCCACGCCGTGGGACTCGACGATGTGATCCGGGACGTGATCCTGCGGGACCGGCAGGACAGCGGGCGGGAGATCGCCCCGCTCCGCCCCTCGGCGGACGCGGTCCTCGTCGATTCGACGGGCAAGACCGTGGGGGAAGTGGTGGACGAGATGTTGCGGGTCATAAAAGGCAAAGAGAACAGCGTGTTATAAGTCCTTGATCTTTTGGAAGCAGTGTGCTACGTCTCGGCAGTTTGTCGGGCGTCGTGCGAAATCTCAACGGGGGGTAATGCGGGTAATGGTTACGGAAGAGAGCGTGAAGGCGGAAGAGCAAAAAACGGGTAGCAAGGGGGCGGCTGAGGACCAGGCAGCGGCGAAAAAGGATGACGAGGTGGGCTTCTCGGCCCTGTACGAGCAGAGCCTGCAGGAGCTTCGTTCCGGGGAGATCGTCACCGGCAGGGTCGTGCAGGTCGGCGCCGACCTGGTCATGGTGGACGTGGGCTCCAAGACGGAGGGGATGATCCCCGCGCGGGAGCTGCGCGACGCGAACGGAAACATCACCGTCAGCGTGGGAGACGAGATCGAGGTCCTCGTGGAAAGGAGGGGCGAGGACGACAGCTTGATCCTCTCGCGGGACAAGGCCGCCAGGATCAAGACCTGGGCTGCGATCAAGGAGAAATTCGAGAGCGGCCAGCCCATCCAGGGAACGATCACCCAGAGGGTCAAGGGGGGCCTGACGGTGGATATCGGGATCCCGGCGTTCCTGCCCGGCTCCCAGGTCGACATCCGGCCCGTCCGGGACCTCGACCGGTTCGTCGGGCAGACCCTTCAGTTCAACATCCTCAAATACGACCGCGACCGCAACAACGTCGTCCTGTCGCGGCGGGCCATCATGGAGAAGGAGCGCGAGGCGGACCGCAAGCAGCTGCTCGAGACGATCGAGGAGGGCAAGATCATCGAGGGGGTCATCAAGAACATCACCGACTACGGCCTCTTCATCGACCTGGGCGGCATCGACGGGCTGCTCCACGTCACCGACATCTCCTGGGGGAAGGTGCCGAAACCCTCGGACTTATTCAGCAAGGGCGACAAGATCCGGGTGAAGGTGCTCTCCTTCGACCGCGAGAAGGAGCGGGTCTCGCTGGGCCTCAAGCAGCTCACGCCGAACCCCTGGGAGCGGATCACCGAAAAGTACCCCGTGGGCTCGATCCTGGAGGGCAAGGTGGTCAGCATCGTCGACTACGGTGCCT from Syntrophaceae bacterium includes these protein-coding regions:
- the vanZ gene encoding VanZ family protein, with amino-acid sequence MATNPKREVLNRKRALFYFLPAVGYAALIFAVSSMNLDVEELRPVLTFDKLLHLAEYYILGYLLMRAFTTSGIPLLAASPAAAAIVVGSLYGVSDEIHQAFVPGRVASMMDVLFDTAGVTLAVFTYPFVRHRFGPVRTLENRIEAEVSRP
- a CDS encoding DUF2889 domain-containing protein; the encoded protein is MQKKERIHSRTITVNSYEIDDSSLLVEGSLVDERFFPSFYYSRSEFLDPGIVHDIRVEMKVSLPALEIREAHARMRKIPIGECLGVESSAEKIVGLRIRPGFSRALKERLGGTAGCLHMTTLLYHMGAAAVQGMWAALSRKREGGGTRTLDYDPDILKNSCWLWREDGPFFEKVKRLRGEREKKA
- a CDS encoding 30S ribosomal protein S1; the protein is MVTEESVKAEEQKTGSKGAAEDQAAAKKDDEVGFSALYEQSLQELRSGEIVTGRVVQVGADLVMVDVGSKTEGMIPARELRDANGNITVSVGDEIEVLVERRGEDDSLILSRDKAARIKTWAAIKEKFESGQPIQGTITQRVKGGLTVDIGIPAFLPGSQVDIRPVRDLDRFVGQTLQFNILKYDRDRNNVVLSRRAIMEKEREADRKQLLETIEEGKIIEGVIKNITDYGLFIDLGGIDGLLHVTDISWGKVPKPSDLFSKGDKIRVKVLSFDREKERVSLGLKQLTPNPWERITEKYPVGSILEGKVVSIVDYGAFVELEPGVEGLIHVSEMFWTREIRHPSKVLSVGQVLKVMVLEVNAESKRISLGLKQTTPNPWLALREKYPEGTVIRGRIRNITDFGIFVGVEEGIDGLVHVSDISWKQRVKHPSELYKKGQEIDAVVLNVDVENEKFSLGIKQLEKNPWEEFCDRYSPGAVITGKVTNITDFGIFVEIEEGIEGLVHISELSQKRVKAASDLYSVGDSVTAVVKSIDPRNRKIRLSVKDHEATVQQSSPARQYINNKENLGSSLGKALADIKLDS
- a CDS encoding (d)CMP kinase, coding for MTKRCVVTVDGPAGSGKSTVSRLLAQRLSFVYLDTGALYRAVALKVSRAGLSAADRPGIAALCAGTDITLALHEGTTRVILDGQDVTDRIRTPEISMLASAVSAVPEVRQRLLALQREAATAGGIVAEGRDMGTVVFPGADVKFFLTAGPEERGRRRWLELKEQGHAVGLDDVIRDVILRDRQDSGREIAPLRPSADAVLVDSTGKTVGEVVDEMLRVIKGKENSVL